From Kitasatospora sp. MAP12-44:
CCCCGAAGGGGAGGAGGGCGAGCAGGGGGATGGCGACCTCGGCGAGCGAAGCGCCGCCGTGATAGCCCGCCTTGAGGGCGGTGTAGCGGGAGTCGGCGTCCCAGAGCGCAACGATCTCGCCACCTGTCTGCGGTGAGACCACCCGCGGCCCGGCAAGGGCGATCTCGGTTTCACCGAGCGCCCCGCCGGGTGCGCGGTGCCGGGCCGAGGCCGCACCGTCGCGCTCCACCTTGATCCCGCGGCGGTCGACCACGTGTCCGTGGTCACTGGTGAGGATGACTGCACGTCCCTGGGCGGCGGCAAAACGCAACAGGTCCTGCAGCCCTCCTATGTGCGACAGCCGCCACGAACCGTCGCCGAGCTTCTGCTCCTTGGCGAGCCGGTCGTCGACCGTGTTGAGCACCACTGCGACGTGCGTGTCGCCGGCCAACGCCTCGGAGAGGGCGGAGCCGAAGATCGCGCCGCTGGTCTCGCTGCGCAGGTCGTCCTTGTGGAAGACGGCCACCTTCTCGCTACCCCAGAACCGGTGGGTGGGGAGGATCCGCGACTCGTCCGCCTGCGTGCCCGTCATCAGTCGCGCGGCGAAGAGCGAGGTCCGGGAGACGGCGGTCACGGTCGGCAGAGCGGCGGCGACGGCCCGGCGCTTGGGAGCACCTGACAGGTCGGCAGCAGCTGCGCTTCCGGCGGCCCGGGGCGTCGGATCGTACTCAGCCCAGTGCTCGCGCAGTTCCGCGCCCAGTTCAGTGGCTATGGCGGCGCTCATCCCGTCGATGACCACGAGCAGCACCCGGCGCTCGCCGGCCTTCACCACCGGGCCGACGACCCTCGGCAGGAAGGTCTCGACGGTGAGCATGCTGCCCGGGTCCGTCCCCGCCGTTGTCCAGGTGGCCAGGGTCATGGCGAAGTGGCGGTCGATCTCCCGCCGCCGGGTGCGGACCGAGGAACAGAGCTGGTCGTAGGCGGACTTCAGCACGTCATCACTGTCGCCCCCGGCCTCGATGTGCTCGAGCGCCAGGTCGACCCAGCCGGTCTCGGCGACATGGCGGCTGATGCCGGCCGCCACCGTCGGGATCTCCACCGAAGGGTCGGTGGCCAGCCACTGGGCGAGCCGCTGGGCCATCCGGGCCCGCTCCACCCGGGGCCTGGCCGCGTCTCCCGAGGCCAGGTGGTGATCGCCCGCCGCAAGCACCGCCTGCGCGAGGCGCGGCAGATCACTCGTCCCGAGGGCTCGGCCGACCGCGGTGAAGCGGGCCTCGAGTCCGGCTGCCAGGACCGGGCTGGCCTCGGCGGCCGCTCGGGCGCCGAACTGCTCGACCAGCGCGTCCGCCCGGTCCAGGACGGCGCCGGTCAGCCGCCGGGCGGCGGCGGCCTCGTCGTCGAAGCCTGAACGGCCCGTCAGCAGGAGGACGGAGACGAACTCCTCGCAGCTGCGTCCGAAGGCGGTTGCCAGTGCGTCGAGTGCCTCGCCGTGGGCGGGCGGTTCCTCACCGAACCACCGCTCGGCGCGTCCGCGCGCCCGGTAGTCCTCAGCACTCGCCGATGTCGCGTCCGCGTGCACCCACAGGGCCGCGCAGAGCAGACCGAACGCGACCGCGTCCGGGCCGTGGTCGGCGCCGACCAGGGCCAGCAGGGCCCGCCCGGTGAGACCGGCCTGGTCCTCCTCACCCAGGAACTCTGCCAGCCCTGCCCGTTCAGGCGCGCGCAGGGCGAGGAAGCGGTCCGGCCCACCGGGCGTCAGCGACCAGCGCAGGAGAGCGGGGACATCCAAGCCGGTGTCGGGTGTGGCCTGGTCCATCCGGTCCGGATCGAAACGGCCGATCCCGAGCCGCCGCAGCGTGAGGGAGCTCAGGGCACCTGGGCGGGCCAGCACTCCACCGCCGAGCTGCGGCCAGCCGGCCGGCGGGGTCGCGTCGAGCAGGGATTCCGCGGCCCAGTTGTCCTTGAGCAGACGGTTGTCGGCGCTGGCTGCGCCGAAGGCCTGCCGGACCACGTCCCAGGTGTCGACGGCGTTGACCCGCTGCCGGTACACCTGGGCCAGCAGGTCGGGGCCCAGCTCCGACTCCTCCCGGTCTGTCAGTACGACCAGGACCTCCGGGCCCGACGCGCCGGCGGCCAGGTGTGCCAGCACCAGCTCGTACACCGCGAGCGGGGACGGTGCCGCCGCCACCTTGGCCCGCCGTTGTTCGCCCCAGCCGAGTTCAGCGGCGCCGTCCCATTCGGCGGCGGCACGCAACAGGACGGCCTTGCGCCGGCCGGCGGCGAGCCCCGACTGCGAGGCCAGGTACTGGGTGACGGTGCCGGTGTTCAGCCGGACCGCGCTGGTGGTGACCGGGGTGCTCATTCCACCACCCGCCAGGTGATCTCGACGGTGGCGTCGGGCTCCCGCGCGGCCAGTTCGTCCAGCTCGGCGCGGAGTTCGGCGATGGCGTGAGCCGCGGTGGTGCGGCCGCCGCCCGAGCGGCGCCCGCGGTTGCGGGTGGTCGGCTCGACGGGCTCGGTGGGCACCCTGGGGTCACTGGTGGGGGTGGTCAGGTCGGTGTCGTCAGCGCGGGGAGCGGGCGCAGGCGGGGGAACGGGGGCGACGGGTGCAGGCGGGGGAGTGGCGGCGGCCCGGCTGCGTTCGATGACATCGACGATGTCGCGTCGCGCGTCCTTCAGTGCCTTGGGCAGGTCCTTGGTTTTCTGCTCTGCCCGGGCGGCACTGCGCAGTTCGTCCAGGACGGCCTGGCCGGCCGGACCGTAGTTGGGCGCGAGCTTGAGCATGTCCCAGGCGGCCCCGGCCAGCGCTGAGGCGACGGCCTCCGCCTGCTTGATGGACGCTGCGTACCCCTCGGGCGACACAGTGCCGAGGTCGAAGGCGGCGAGGACGCCGATGACCTGCTTGGCCGAGCCAGATCCGGCCGCCGGGCCCTTGTCGGCGGCGACGAGTGCGTCGAGCAGATCGAGGGAGCGCCTGGCGATGGTGAGCCGGTCGGTGCCGTCCGTGTCATCGAGGCCCAGGAGGTCGGCGCGCTTGTCGAGCTGCTCGACGAGGCTGGTGGCGTGCGGTTGATAGGTGCGGGCAGCAGCCAGGAGTTCGGCGGCGAAGTGGCTGACGATCCGGCTGCGGCGCAGGGTCTTCGGCTTGGCACCGAAGATGTGCTGGTAGCGGCGACCGGCCTCCTCCCAGGAAGCCTCGTCGGGCAGTGGCTGGGTGCGCAGGGCATCACCCGGCTTGATCGCGGCCGGCTCGGGTGCGGGATCGAGCAGGCCGCCGCCGCGCACCCAGACCCGGTCGTCCAGCTCGGCGAAGGAGGCGATGACCAGGTTGGCGAGGAACGGATCCAGGCCCATCGGTTCGGGCCGGTCCAGCCAGTCGGTGAGGCGCACGACGGTCAGGTCGCCGGTGACCCCCTCGGTGCGGGCCTCGCGGCGGAAGTGTTCGGCCCACCGGGTGGAGAGCTCGAAGTACGCCTCCTTCTGCTGGCCGAGGCCGAGTTCACCAGCGATCCGCTTCATCAGCGGGCGGTCCTTGGCGATGATCTCGACCCGCCGGTCGCTGGCCTCACCGGCGGCCCGGATGTGGGCGAAGACGGTCCTGGCATCGGCCGGCTTGACGGCGGTACCCGGGGCGTCCCGGTCGAAGAAGGGGTGGGCCGGGTACTGGTGGGCGAGCAGTCGGCCGGCCACGTGCCGAATTGCGTCGTGCAGGGACTGCCCGATGCCCGGCCGCAGGTCCGGGACGTCCGGCAGCGGCTCGAAGTGGTCGTCGAAGCCGAGCTCCACGTCGGAGCTCTTCTTCTCGGCCAGCCCGTACGCCTGCTTGAGGGCGGCCTTCACCGTCTTGGTCAGCGACTCGTGCTGGCCCTTCAGCAGGTCCCTGGCCCGGGCCCGGTTGTCCGCGTTCAGGTGCCCCGCGTACTGGGTGTCGAAACGGCGCTGGTCGCTGAGTGCGTAGTCGATGGTGACCAGGCGGCGGAAGTCCTGGAAGCGCGCGGTCGACAGGTGGGTGGGGATCCAGGCGACCGTCCTGGCGGGTTGCTCGCCGGATCGGGCGCGCAGGTCACGCACCCGGTTGGCGTCCTCGACCGGACCGAACTCGGTCTCGTTGAAGGGGAGGTCGATGACAAAGCGCCAGCTGTTCTCGAAGCTGGGGGTGAACTCGTGGTCGGGCATGGAGTCCGTGTTGGCGATGTTGCCGAAGACGACCTCCACCGAGCGGTGGGAACCGCGCCAGAGGAACTTCAGCTCGTCGGCGTCGAGCCGGCCGTCGTGCGTCTCGACGCCCAGCTCCTCGGCCAGCAGCCGACGGGCCAACACGCGCCGGTTGCCCGGGTTGTCGTTGACGTTGGCGTTGGCGATGACGGAGTCCACGTCCACGCCGGCGAGTTCGAGCCGCACACCCGCGTTGGCCTGGGTACCGGTCTCCTTGATCTCGGCGAACCGGGCGGCCCAAGCGGCGACCTTGTTCCTGATGACGCCGATCTCGGCACCCGGGATCGGGGAGACGACCGAGCCGTGGTTGAGAGCGCCCAGGCGGCGGATCGTCAGATCGCGCAGGGCGGGCACGCTCGGCGCCAGCGCGGACAGCAACAGGGTGCACATCAATCGGTTGTCACCGATGAAGTTACGGCAGCGCTGGGCGAGT
This genomic window contains:
- a CDS encoding phage resistance protein, which encodes MAPTPAQPPLLRDVIDIKPSISTSDYVLKLAEAVTDEGAAAALKDYVLTDRLLENFDEALGLIKAALDGHTSKAAYLHGSFGSGKSHFMAVLHTLLRGNPAALQRGEFDKTLAKHAWLGVERKKFLLVPYHMLGAKSLEQRVLGGYVSHVKALHPDAPIPQVYRTDALFEDIRRLRSKIGDEQFIAGLAGDNGDGAGADVTNEWGEGFAWAPALLDSALSAEQQDISDESEKKMDLVNPSTPAELRAKLVQEAIANWFPGFAQNAKEDEFGFISLDAGLSVIAAHAKSLGYDGLILFMDELILWLANRIHDQKFVSREADKITNFVEGADSRRAVPVVSFIARQRDLRELVGEEVSGAGETAIQDSLNLASGRFDKITLEDRNLPQIAHTRLLKPIDDEAAEKLNAAFAKAKRVGPQVWDVLLGSEEGTTTGADEASFRLTYPFSPAFMDTLVHISSALQRSRTGLKLMGQLLADHRDDARLEQLIPLGDLYPVIADGGDKPFVDSLKVEFQAADKLYRTKLRPYLLGESEITEEDIERYRTQPETITDPQLAQRCRNFIGDNRLMCTLLLSALAPSVPALRDLTIRRLGALNHGSVVSPIPGAEIGVIRNKVAAWAARFAEIKETGTQANAGVRLELAGVDVDSVIANANVNDNPGNRRVLARRLLAEELGVETHDGRLDADELKFLWRGSHRSVEVVFGNIANTDSMPDHEFTPSFENSWRFVIDLPFNETEFGPVEDANRVRDLRARSGEQPARTVAWIPTHLSTARFQDFRRLVTIDYALSDQRRFDTQYAGHLNADNRARARDLLKGQHESLTKTVKAALKQAYGLAEKKSSDVELGFDDHFEPLPDVPDLRPGIGQSLHDAIRHVAGRLLAHQYPAHPFFDRDAPGTAVKPADARTVFAHIRAAGEASDRRVEIIAKDRPLMKRIAGELGLGQQKEAYFELSTRWAEHFRREARTEGVTGDLTVVRLTDWLDRPEPMGLDPFLANLVIASFAELDDRVWVRGGGLLDPAPEPAAIKPGDALRTQPLPDEASWEEAGRRYQHIFGAKPKTLRRSRIVSHFAAELLAAARTYQPHATSLVEQLDKRADLLGLDDTDGTDRLTIARRSLDLLDALVAADKGPAAGSGSAKQVIGVLAAFDLGTVSPEGYAASIKQAEAVASALAGAAWDMLKLAPNYGPAGQAVLDELRSAARAEQKTKDLPKALKDARRDIVDVIERSRAAATPPPAPVAPVPPPAPAPRADDTDLTTPTSDPRVPTEPVEPTTRNRGRRSGGGRTTAAHAIAELRAELDELAAREPDATVEITWRVVE
- the pglZ gene encoding BREX-2 system phosphatase PglZ, whose product is MSTPVTTSAVRLNTGTVTQYLASQSGLAAGRRKAVLLRAAAEWDGAAELGWGEQRRAKVAAAPSPLAVYELVLAHLAAGASGPEVLVVLTDREESELGPDLLAQVYRQRVNAVDTWDVVRQAFGAASADNRLLKDNWAAESLLDATPPAGWPQLGGGVLARPGALSSLTLRRLGIGRFDPDRMDQATPDTGLDVPALLRWSLTPGGPDRFLALRAPERAGLAEFLGEEDQAGLTGRALLALVGADHGPDAVAFGLLCAALWVHADATSASAEDYRARGRAERWFGEEPPAHGEALDALATAFGRSCEEFVSVLLLTGRSGFDDEAAAARRLTGAVLDRADALVEQFGARAAAEASPVLAAGLEARFTAVGRALGTSDLPRLAQAVLAAGDHHLASGDAARPRVERARMAQRLAQWLATDPSVEIPTVAAGISRHVAETGWVDLALEHIEAGGDSDDVLKSAYDQLCSSVRTRRREIDRHFAMTLATWTTAGTDPGSMLTVETFLPRVVGPVVKAGERRVLLVVIDGMSAAIATELGAELREHWAEYDPTPRAAGSAAAADLSGAPKRRAVAAALPTVTAVSRTSLFAARLMTGTQADESRILPTHRFWGSEKVAVFHKDDLRSETSGAIFGSALSEALAGDTHVAVVLNTVDDRLAKEQKLGDGSWRLSHIGGLQDLLRFAAAQGRAVILTSDHGHVVDRRGIKVERDGAASARHRAPGGALGETEIALAGPRVVSPQTGGEIVALWDADSRYTALKAGYHGGASLAEVAIPLLALLPFGATPPKGWRELGNPEPSWWALTPGTSQPRPVPAAPPKKPAKTTRPAKPAAPGHDVLFEVALEPSAGGEDTLLTPALISPQDAMVENLLGSQIFKDQVELLARKPDLVKVEKALRALLDAGGTLPVTALAQRIGLLAVRADGFAAVLRQLLNYDSVQVLETLPDGRTLRLDTGLLRTQFDLR